One region of Oxalobacteraceae bacterium OTU3CAMAD1 genomic DNA includes:
- a CDS encoding ABC transporter permease — translation MSPAALLGLAIVVFWLIVTLAGPSLSPHDASAIVDPDVFGSISWQFPLGTDYLGRDMLSRILYGARYTVALALAATVLASATGTLLGLYAAVAGGWFDASLSRALDALISIPSKMFALMMVASFGSSVPLLIITAALGFMPGAYRIARALAVNVQALDFVQAAKARGEGMAYIGCVEILPNMIRPVLADFGLRFVFTVLLLSGLSFLSLGVQPPDADWGSLVRENIGGLSEGAPAVLMPALAIASLTIGVNLLIDNLRGKRRDAR, via the coding sequence ATGTCGCCGGCCGCCCTGCTCGGCCTGGCCATCGTGGTCTTCTGGCTGATCGTCACGCTGGCCGGTCCATCGCTGTCGCCGCACGACGCCTCGGCCATCGTCGACCCGGACGTCTTCGGCTCCATCAGCTGGCAGTTCCCGCTCGGTACCGACTACCTTGGCCGCGACATGTTGAGCCGCATCCTGTACGGCGCCCGCTACACGGTGGCGCTGGCGCTGGCGGCGACCGTGCTGGCCAGCGCCACCGGCACGCTGCTCGGCCTCTACGCGGCGGTCGCCGGCGGCTGGTTCGACGCCTCCCTGAGCCGCGCCCTGGACGCGCTGATCTCCATCCCCAGCAAAATGTTCGCGCTGATGATGGTGGCGTCGTTCGGTTCCTCGGTGCCGCTGCTGATCATCACCGCCGCCCTGGGCTTCATGCCGGGGGCCTACCGCATTGCCCGCGCGCTGGCCGTCAACGTGCAGGCGCTCGACTTCGTACAGGCGGCCAAGGCGCGCGGCGAAGGCATGGCCTATATCGGCTGCGTCGAGATCCTGCCGAACATGATCCGTCCGGTGCTGGCCGACTTCGGCCTGCGCTTCGTGTTCACCGTGCTGCTGTTGTCCGGCCTCTCGTTCCTGAGCCTCGGCGTGCAGCCGCCGGACGCCGACTGGGGGTCGCTGGTGCGCGAGAACATTGGCGGCCTCAGTGAAGGCGCGCCGGCCGTGCTGATGCCGGCGCTGGCCATCGCCAGCCTGACCATCGGCGTCAACCTGCTGATCGATAACCTGCGCGGCAAACGGAGGGACGCACGATGA
- a CDS encoding DUF3606 domain-containing protein has translation MQAYQNANEADFRCQHTINPNLTQAVRYWASEFDVPPSKLLEVVREVGRNLLEVRKRLST, from the coding sequence ATGCAAGCATATCAAAACGCCAACGAAGCGGATTTCCGCTGCCAACATACGATTAATCCCAACCTGACGCAGGCCGTGCGCTATTGGGCTAGTGAGTTCGACGTGCCGCCATCGAAGCTGCTCGAAGTGGTCCGCGAAGTGGGCCGCAACCTGCTCGAAGTGCGCAAACGCCTGTCGACCTAA
- a CDS encoding ABC transporter permease, with protein MNTTIVKLLLSRLGIGALTLLIVSIVVFGITNLLPGDAAQESLGQAATPEAVAALRVQFGLDQPAPQRYAHWLIQMLKGDAGVSLVNGQAISALIGDRLPSSLVLAGATAVVSVPLALSLGILSAMFRGSRFDRGMNMLAVSLVSVPEFLIATLAVLLFAVKLRWLSALSHTADIETLGQFLRAYAMPVFTLCCVIVAQMARMTRAAVIDQLRSPYVEMARLKGARPVRIVLMHALPNAIGPIANAVALSLSYLLGGVLIVESIFNYPGIANLMIDAVTTRDIPLVQACAMIFCGAYLLLVMLADICAILSNPRLRNL; from the coding sequence ATGAATACCACCATAGTCAAACTCCTCCTCAGCCGCCTCGGCATCGGCGCCCTCACCTTGCTGATCGTCTCGATCGTCGTCTTCGGCATCACCAACCTGCTGCCCGGCGACGCCGCCCAGGAGTCGCTGGGCCAGGCCGCGACTCCGGAAGCGGTGGCCGCGCTGCGCGTGCAGTTCGGCCTCGATCAGCCGGCGCCGCAGCGCTATGCGCACTGGCTGATCCAGATGCTGAAGGGCGATGCCGGCGTCTCACTGGTGAACGGCCAGGCGATTTCCGCGCTGATCGGCGACCGTCTGCCAAGCTCCCTGGTATTGGCCGGCGCCACGGCTGTGGTCTCGGTGCCGCTGGCGCTGTCGCTGGGCATACTGTCGGCGATGTTTCGCGGCTCGCGCTTCGACCGGGGCATGAACATGCTGGCCGTGTCCCTCGTGTCGGTGCCGGAATTCCTGATCGCCACCTTGGCGGTGCTGCTGTTCGCGGTCAAGCTGCGCTGGCTGTCGGCGCTGTCGCACACGGCGGACATCGAGACACTGGGCCAGTTCCTGCGGGCCTACGCCATGCCGGTCTTCACGCTGTGCTGCGTGATCGTGGCGCAGATGGCGCGCATGACGCGCGCCGCCGTCATCGACCAGTTACGCTCGCCCTACGTCGAAATGGCGCGGCTCAAGGGCGCGCGTCCCGTGCGCATCGTGTTGATGCACGCGCTGCCGAACGCCATCGGCCCGATCGCCAACGCCGTGGCACTAAGCCTGTCGTACCTGCTCGGCGGCGTGCTGATTGTCGAAAGTATCTTCAACTACCCCGGCATCGCCAACCTGATGATCGACGCCGTCACCACCCGCGACATTCCGCTGGTGCAGGCCTGCGCGATGATCTTCTGCGGCGCCTATTTGCTGCTGGTGATGCTGGCCGATATCTGCGCCATCCTGTCCAACCCGAGGTTACGCAATCTATGA
- a CDS encoding (2Fe-2S)-binding protein, which translates to MNPRFVRLAETVRAPVHFYIDGRPAQALHGDTLLVAIMSVARTLRSSEFDDGRRAGFCLMGACQDCWVWTEQGDRLRACSTEVRDGLRIVTRNTEAAWLNQA; encoded by the coding sequence ATGAATCCACGCTTTGTCCGGCTGGCGGAAACCGTCCGCGCGCCGGTTCACTTCTACATCGACGGACGCCCCGCGCAGGCGCTGCACGGCGACACGCTGCTGGTCGCCATCATGAGCGTCGCCCGCACCTTGCGCAGTTCCGAATTCGACGACGGGCGCCGCGCCGGTTTTTGCCTGATGGGCGCCTGCCAGGATTGCTGGGTATGGACCGAGCAGGGCGACCGTCTGCGCGCCTGCTCGACCGAGGTGCGCGACGGCCTGCGCATCGTCACACGGAACACGGAGGCGGCATGGCTCAACCAGGCGTAA
- a CDS encoding aldehyde dehydrogenase family protein gives MHSFNPDLVKVSSSHFIGGVHVAGQGAALDLDVRRPSDNHVYAGLPVADADVVDMAVQNAWQAFKKSNWARQAPRERARIMRRWADLIEADVAHLAALEAVGSTRPIANAVAWDIPFTAEGLRFFAEFADKVGGDVAATRSDALGMTIAEPYGVIGAIAPWNFPLVMASWKIGPALAAGNAVVLKPSELTPFSAIRLAELAIAAGMPAGIFNVIQGDGRTTGDALVRHPRISKVTFTGSTRTGSAIMAACAESGTKPVTLELGGKSPQLVFADAPDLDRVAKMVAGAITGNAGQVCVAGSRLIVQRGVADQLVDGIAAAFKALRPGHTWSGDTTLSPIISRKDALRIDGVVRRAVEAGANIAAGGGLAEVEGEGGYYQPTILTGVGSDMEAVRDEIFGPVMTVQVFDDDDEALALGDHPAYGLAAGVHTADIGRALRCARELEAGTVWINRYGRSDDYVLPTGGFKRSGMGKDLGRQSYEANLRYKTVLVDFMRQ, from the coding sequence ATGCACAGCTTCAATCCGGACCTGGTGAAGGTCTCCAGTTCTCATTTCATCGGCGGCGTCCATGTGGCGGGCCAAGGGGCGGCGCTCGACCTGGATGTGCGCCGACCTTCCGATAACCATGTCTATGCCGGCCTGCCGGTGGCCGATGCCGATGTGGTGGATATGGCCGTGCAAAACGCATGGCAAGCTTTCAAAAAAAGTAACTGGGCGCGCCAGGCGCCGCGCGAGCGAGCCCGCATCATGCGGCGTTGGGCCGATTTGATCGAGGCCGATGTGGCGCATTTGGCCGCGTTGGAGGCGGTGGGTTCTACCCGTCCGATCGCCAACGCCGTGGCCTGGGATATTCCGTTCACCGCCGAAGGACTGCGTTTCTTCGCGGAGTTCGCCGACAAGGTGGGTGGCGACGTGGCGGCCACGCGCAGCGACGCGCTGGGCATGACCATCGCCGAGCCGTATGGTGTGATCGGCGCCATCGCGCCGTGGAACTTCCCGCTGGTGATGGCCTCCTGGAAGATAGGGCCGGCGCTGGCCGCCGGCAACGCGGTGGTGCTCAAGCCGTCCGAGTTGACGCCGTTTTCCGCGATCCGCCTGGCGGAGCTGGCGATCGCCGCCGGCATGCCTGCCGGGATATTCAATGTAATCCAGGGCGACGGCCGCACCACAGGTGATGCGCTGGTGCGTCATCCGCGCATCTCCAAGGTGACTTTTACTGGTTCCACCCGTACCGGCTCGGCTATCATGGCTGCATGCGCGGAGAGCGGCACCAAGCCCGTGACCTTGGAGCTGGGCGGTAAAAGTCCGCAGCTGGTGTTCGCCGACGCGCCGGATCTGGACCGGGTGGCGAAGATGGTCGCCGGCGCCATCACCGGCAACGCCGGACAGGTGTGCGTGGCCGGATCGCGCCTGATTGTGCAGCGCGGCGTCGCCGACCAACTGGTGGATGGCATCGCGGCGGCGTTCAAGGCGCTGCGGCCCGGCCACACGTGGAGCGGCGACACCACACTGTCGCCTATTATCAGCCGCAAGGACGCGCTGCGCATCGATGGCGTGGTGCGGCGCGCGGTGGAGGCGGGCGCCAATATCGCCGCCGGCGGCGGGCTGGCGGAGGTCGAAGGCGAGGGTGGCTATTATCAGCCGACGATACTGACGGGCGTCGGGTCGGACATGGAGGCGGTGCGCGACGAGATCTTCGGGCCGGTGATGACGGTGCAGGTATTCGACGACGACGACGAGGCGCTGGCGCTGGGCGATCATCCGGCATACGGACTGGCGGCCGGCGTGCACACCGCCGATATCGGCCGCGCGCTGCGCTGCGCGCGCGAGCTGGAGGCGGGCACCGTGTGGATCAACCGCTACGGCCGCAGCGACGATTACGTGCTGCCGACCGGAGGCTTCAAACGCTCGGGCATGGGCAAGGATCTGGGCCGGCAATCGTACGAGGCGAACCTGCGCTACAAGACGGTGCTGGTCGATTTCATGCGCCAATAA
- a CDS encoding ABC transporter ATP-binding protein, with protein MKPLVQVEGLRVVARNDAGIEFPIVKGVDFAINEGEVLALIGESGSGKTTIALSLMGYARNGCRIAGGSVRIGDKQVLELDDAGLSGLRGRTVAYIAQSAASSFNPSRTLMDQVVESAAIHRTLTRAKAEAKAVELFRALALPDPEHIGARYPHQVSGGQLQRVMAAMAFITDPALVILDEPTTALDVTTQIEVLRAFRNVVRQLGTTAVYVSHDLAVVAQMADRIVVLRDGEIRENGETAQVLEAPAHDYTRCLLAAAEPVERDIGVIASEPVRMPVPLLQIRGLCAGYGPIGRDGLPAKRILTDIDLTIERGATVGVIGESGSGKTTLARVVAGMVPSARGQVLLDNAPLPDGSHGRTREQHQRVQFVFQNADTALNPAHSIGAILARPLSFYLHLRGDARRKRVLQLLDLVKLPASIADRLPGELSGGQKQRINLARALAAGPDLILCDEITSALDTVVAAAILDLMAELRRELKVSYMFISHDINTVRAICDEIVVLYAGQKVESRPRAALGDAPFHPYTHLLVSSVPKLEMGWLDTVCARGAAHLPTLAPLPAVPDAALCGFLPRCGVRIDGLCNRLPPPRQQLPNGGEILCHHTPAALIPLQAPLQRFEEVA; from the coding sequence ATGAAGCCATTGGTACAAGTGGAAGGCCTGCGGGTGGTGGCGCGCAACGACGCCGGCATCGAATTCCCCATCGTCAAGGGCGTCGATTTCGCCATCAATGAAGGAGAGGTGTTGGCCCTGATCGGCGAATCCGGTTCCGGCAAGACCACCATCGCGCTGTCGCTGATGGGCTATGCGCGCAACGGCTGCCGCATCGCCGGGGGCAGCGTGCGGATCGGCGACAAGCAAGTGCTGGAGCTCGACGACGCCGGCCTGTCCGGCCTGCGCGGACGCACAGTCGCCTACATCGCGCAAAGCGCGGCGTCGTCTTTCAATCCTTCGCGCACCCTGATGGACCAGGTGGTCGAAAGCGCCGCCATCCACCGCACGCTGACCCGAGCCAAGGCAGAAGCCAAGGCGGTGGAGCTGTTCCGCGCCCTGGCGCTGCCGGATCCGGAGCATATCGGCGCGCGCTATCCGCACCAGGTGTCGGGCGGCCAGCTGCAACGGGTGATGGCGGCGATGGCCTTCATCACCGACCCGGCGCTGGTGATCCTCGACGAGCCGACCACCGCGCTGGACGTGACGACGCAGATCGAAGTGCTGCGCGCCTTCCGCAACGTGGTGCGCCAGCTCGGCACCACGGCGGTGTATGTGTCGCACGACCTAGCGGTGGTGGCGCAGATGGCCGACCGCATCGTCGTGCTGCGCGACGGCGAGATCCGCGAGAACGGCGAAACCGCGCAAGTGCTGGAGGCGCCGGCCCACGACTACACCCGCTGCCTGCTGGCGGCGGCCGAACCGGTGGAACGCGATATCGGCGTCATCGCGTCCGAGCCGGTGCGCATGCCGGTGCCGCTGCTGCAAATTCGCGGCCTCTGCGCCGGCTACGGCCCGATCGGCCGCGACGGCCTGCCCGCCAAGCGCATCCTGACCGACATCGACCTGACCATCGAACGCGGCGCCACGGTCGGCGTCATCGGCGAATCCGGCTCCGGCAAAACTACCTTAGCGCGGGTGGTGGCCGGCATGGTGCCCAGCGCGCGCGGACAGGTACTGCTGGACAACGCGCCGCTGCCCGACGGCAGTCATGGCAGGACGCGCGAACAGCACCAGCGGGTGCAGTTCGTGTTCCAGAACGCCGACACGGCGCTCAACCCGGCTCATAGCATCGGCGCCATCCTGGCGCGTCCATTGAGCTTTTATCTGCATCTGCGCGGCGACGCACGCCGCAAACGCGTGCTACAGCTGCTGGACCTGGTCAAGCTACCGGCTTCCATCGCCGATCGCCTGCCGGGCGAACTGTCCGGCGGCCAGAAACAGCGCATCAACCTGGCGCGCGCGCTGGCGGCCGGGCCGGATTTGATCCTGTGCGACGAAATCACGTCCGCGCTCGACACCGTCGTCGCCGCCGCCATCCTCGACCTGATGGCGGAACTGCGGCGGGAATTGAAGGTGTCTTACATGTTCATCAGCCACGACATCAACACCGTGCGCGCCATCTGCGACGAGATCGTGGTGCTGTACGCCGGCCAGAAGGTCGAATCGCGGCCACGCGCGGCGTTGGGCGACGCGCCCTTCCACCCCTACACGCATTTGCTGGTATCGTCGGTGCCGAAGCTGGAGATGGGCTGGCTCGACACCGTCTGCGCGCGCGGCGCCGCCCATCTTCCTACGCTTGCTCCGCTGCCGGCCGTCCCGGACGCCGCCTTGTGCGGCTTCCTGCCGCGCTGCGGCGTGCGTATCGATGGTTTGTGCAACCGCCTGCCGCCGCCACGCCAGCAACTGCCCAATGGCGGCGAGATACTCTGCCATCACACGCCCGCCGCGCTGATCCCGCTGCAAGCGCCCCTACAACGTTTTGAGGAAGTCGCATGA
- a CDS encoding FAD-binding oxidoreductase, with the protein MKLESYWLDTAPRFLGAANGPVPPRADVVVVGGGFTGLSAALELARRGASVILLEAGRIAGEASGRNGGQCNTGLAHDYADLSTRLGEGRARAYYEAYDAAVVTVEEIIAAEAIDCDFQRCGKLKLAAKPEHYEKLVRVHERLRTSVDPNVELVTPERMSDEIGSSGFYGGLLQRQGAQMHMGKFGVGLGQAAVRAGARVYENAAVQAIERTTGGFRLKSARGDIEAAQVFLATGNSSLGPFGYFRRRLVSVGSFIIATAPLSPQLINEITPTRRNYVTTKNIGNYFRLTPDNRLLFGGRARFALSNPKSDTKSGRILADTMVRLFPQLANTGIDYCWGGLVDMTADRLPRAGEHEGMFYSLGYSGHGVQMSVHMGRQMADIMAGKKESNPWRDLDWPAIPGYSGKPWFLPMVGAWYKLQDILH; encoded by the coding sequence ATGAAGCTTGAATCGTACTGGCTCGACACGGCGCCACGGTTTCTCGGCGCCGCCAACGGACCTGTCCCTCCAAGGGCGGACGTTGTCGTCGTTGGCGGCGGCTTTACCGGGCTGTCGGCGGCGCTGGAGCTGGCCAGGCGCGGCGCGTCGGTGATCCTGCTCGAAGCGGGCCGCATCGCCGGCGAGGCGTCGGGGCGCAACGGCGGCCAATGCAATACCGGCCTGGCGCACGACTACGCGGACCTGTCGACCCGCCTTGGCGAGGGCCGCGCCCGCGCCTACTACGAAGCCTACGACGCGGCCGTCGTCACGGTCGAAGAGATCATCGCCGCCGAAGCGATCGATTGCGACTTCCAGCGCTGCGGCAAACTCAAACTGGCGGCCAAGCCGGAACACTACGAGAAGCTGGTGCGGGTTCACGAGCGCCTGCGCACCAGCGTCGATCCGAACGTCGAACTGGTGACGCCGGAGCGCATGAGCGACGAAATCGGTTCCAGCGGTTTTTACGGCGGCCTGCTACAGCGACAGGGCGCGCAGATGCATATGGGTAAATTCGGCGTCGGATTGGGGCAGGCGGCGGTGCGTGCCGGCGCCCGGGTCTACGAGAACGCGGCGGTGCAGGCCATCGAGCGCACCACCGGCGGCTTCCGGCTCAAGTCCGCGCGCGGCGACATCGAGGCCGCGCAGGTGTTTCTGGCCACCGGCAATTCCAGCCTGGGGCCGTTCGGCTACTTCCGCCGGCGCCTGGTATCGGTCGGCAGCTTCATCATCGCCACCGCGCCGCTGTCGCCACAGTTGATCAACGAGATCACGCCGACCCGCCGCAACTACGTCACCACCAAAAACATCGGCAACTACTTCCGCCTCACGCCGGACAACCGCCTGCTGTTCGGCGGGCGCGCGCGCTTCGCGCTGTCGAACCCGAAATCGGACACCAAGAGCGGCCGCATACTGGCCGACACCATGGTGCGCCTGTTCCCGCAGCTGGCCAACACCGGCATCGACTACTGCTGGGGAGGACTGGTGGACATGACGGCCGACCGCCTGCCGCGCGCGGGCGAACACGAAGGCATGTTCTACTCGCTGGGCTACAGCGGCCATGGCGTGCAGATGTCGGTGCACATGGGCCGCCAGATGGCCGACATCATGGCCGGCAAAAAAGAGAGCAATCCGTGGCGCGACCTGGACTGGCCGGCGATCCCCGGCTACTCCGGCAAGCCGTGGTTCCTGCCGATGGTCGGGGCGTGGTACAAGCTGCAAGACATCCTGCACTGA
- a CDS encoding FAD-binding oxidoreductase, with amino-acid sequence MSNPTQADVLIIGGGIMGASTAFFLRQRGVSVILLERWLVGQQASGVNFGNVRRQGRFLSQLPLANRAHRVWLRLPELLGEDAELVRAGHLRCAYGQEGADRMEVYAREARDYGLNLELLSTAAMRSRYPFLGPEVIAGSLSAEDGHANPRLAAPAFGRAAARAGAHIHENTEVKSLSKDGVDFRAVCADGREFTAPVMLVSSGAWGAKMSAQFNEPVPLVVRGPQMAVTEPMPYIVGPSIGVAATTLEETLYFRQVKRGNIVMGGCGRSNSTTEPRTAPVLPEHTLTQFKQMARLAPVVTKLNIIRVWSGVEGYMPDDLPVMGPSATTPGLHYAFGFCGAGFQIGPGVGETMAELIATGATDTPIAPFSIARYATPAQAPVAQAAA; translated from the coding sequence ATGAGCAATCCAACACAGGCCGACGTCCTGATCATCGGCGGCGGCATCATGGGCGCCTCCACCGCCTTCTTCCTGCGCCAGCGCGGCGTCTCCGTCATTCTGCTGGAGCGCTGGCTGGTGGGCCAGCAGGCAAGCGGGGTCAATTTCGGCAACGTGCGCCGGCAGGGACGTTTCCTGTCGCAGCTGCCGCTGGCCAACCGCGCGCACCGGGTGTGGCTGCGACTTCCAGAACTACTGGGCGAGGACGCGGAACTGGTCCGCGCCGGCCACCTGCGCTGTGCCTACGGCCAGGAAGGCGCGGACCGGATGGAGGTCTACGCCCGCGAGGCGCGCGACTACGGCCTCAATCTGGAACTGCTGTCGACCGCCGCGATGCGCAGCCGTTATCCCTTCCTAGGGCCGGAGGTGATCGCCGGCTCGCTGTCGGCGGAGGACGGCCATGCCAATCCCCGTCTCGCGGCACCGGCGTTCGGCCGGGCGGCGGCGCGGGCCGGGGCGCACATCCACGAGAATACCGAGGTCAAGTCGCTGTCGAAGGACGGCGTGGATTTTCGCGCCGTTTGCGCCGACGGCCGCGAGTTCACCGCGCCCGTGATGCTGGTCTCCAGCGGCGCCTGGGGAGCGAAGATGTCCGCCCAGTTCAACGAGCCGGTGCCGCTGGTGGTGCGCGGCCCGCAGATGGCGGTGACCGAGCCCATGCCCTACATCGTTGGACCGTCGATCGGCGTCGCCGCCACCACTTTGGAAGAGACGCTGTACTTCCGCCAGGTCAAGCGCGGGAACATCGTCATGGGCGGCTGCGGGCGCTCCAATTCGACCACGGAGCCGCGCACCGCGCCGGTGCTGCCAGAGCACACGCTCACGCAGTTCAAGCAGATGGCGCGCCTGGCGCCGGTGGTGACGAAACTGAATATCATCCGCGTATGGAGTGGCGTGGAAGGCTATATGCCGGACGACCTGCCGGTGATGGGTCCCAGCGCGACCACGCCGGGGCTGCACTACGCCTTCGGTTTTTGCGGCGCCGGCTTCCAGATCGGACCCGGTGTCGGCGAAACGATGGCCGAGTTGATCGCCACCGGCGCCACCGACACGCCGATCGCCCCGTTCAGCATCGCGCGCTATGCCACCCCGGCCCAGGCGCCGGTCGCGCAAGCCGCGGCGTAA
- a CDS encoding FAD-dependent oxidoreductase, which translates to MAQPGVIIIGAGPAGVRAAEELVAAGLRPIVIDEGRRDGGQIYRRQPEHFTRSYESLYGSEAARAQAVHRSFDALRDKIDYRPETLAWNISEGHLHVVSDHRTEKLPYSALVVCSGATDRLMPVPGWELSGVFSLGASQIALKSQGCSIGGRVVFLGSGPLLYLVAMQYLKAGANIAAVLDTSRLRHQIAALPKLLARPRLLQQGLSYIAALRKAGVPVLSGITPVSIGGSAEEGVTGLSYRDAGGAAHTLACDAIALGYHLRPETQLADLAGCAFRYDDETRQWFPQVSMEGRSSVANVYLAGDGARILGAEGAENAGRLAALSALADLGHATDAGRVAALGREQARMESFRRGLVQAFPWPATQAAALPDDTIVCRCECITAGELRRVVNDMGAHEANRAKAFSRVGMGRCQGRYCANAGAEIIAHAAGVPLERVGRLRGQAPVKPLSFRTREEQS; encoded by the coding sequence ATGGCTCAACCAGGCGTAATCATCATCGGCGCCGGCCCGGCCGGCGTACGCGCGGCCGAGGAACTGGTGGCCGCCGGCCTGCGTCCCATCGTCATCGACGAGGGTCGGCGCGACGGCGGCCAAATTTATCGCCGGCAGCCGGAACATTTCACCCGCAGCTATGAGTCGCTGTACGGCAGCGAAGCCGCGCGCGCGCAAGCCGTGCACCGAAGCTTCGACGCCCTGCGCGACAAGATCGACTACCGGCCCGAGACGCTGGCGTGGAATATCTCCGAAGGCCACCTGCACGTGGTCAGCGACCACCGCACCGAAAAGCTGCCCTATTCGGCGCTGGTGGTCTGCTCCGGCGCCACCGACCGCCTGATGCCTGTGCCGGGATGGGAGCTGTCCGGCGTGTTCAGTCTCGGCGCGTCGCAGATCGCCCTTAAATCGCAAGGCTGTTCCATCGGCGGCCGGGTGGTATTCCTCGGCAGCGGCCCGTTGCTGTACCTGGTGGCGATGCAGTACCTGAAGGCCGGCGCCAACATCGCCGCCGTGCTGGATACCTCGCGCCTGCGCCACCAGATCGCCGCTCTGCCCAAGCTGCTGGCGCGCCCGCGACTGCTGCAACAGGGTTTGTCGTACATCGCGGCGCTGCGCAAGGCCGGCGTGCCGGTGCTGTCCGGGATAACGCCGGTTTCCATCGGCGGTAGCGCGGAAGAAGGCGTCACCGGGCTTTCCTACCGGGACGCCGGCGGCGCGGCGCATACATTGGCGTGCGACGCCATCGCGCTGGGCTATCACCTGCGCCCGGAAACCCAGTTGGCCGACTTGGCCGGCTGCGCCTTCCGCTACGACGACGAGACACGCCAGTGGTTCCCGCAGGTCAGCATGGAAGGCCGCAGCTCCGTGGCCAACGTCTACCTGGCCGGCGACGGCGCCCGCATCCTCGGCGCCGAGGGCGCGGAGAACGCCGGGCGTCTGGCCGCACTGTCCGCGCTGGCCGACCTTGGCCACGCCACGGACGCCGGCCGCGTCGCCGCGCTGGGCCGCGAACAAGCCAGGATGGAATCGTTCCGCCGCGGTCTGGTGCAGGCCTTCCCGTGGCCGGCAACGCAAGCCGCCGCCCTGCCCGACGACACCATCGTCTGCCGCTGCGAATGCATCACCGCCGGTGAATTGCGCCGCGTCGTCAACGACATGGGCGCGCACGAGGCCAACCGCGCCAAGGCCTTCAGCCGCGTGGGGATGGGACGCTGCCAGGGGCGCTACTGCGCCAACGCCGGCGCCGAGATCATAGCGCACGCCGCCGGCGTGCCGCTGGAGCGGGTCGGACGGCTGCGCGGCCAGGCGCCTGTCAAACCATTATCCTTCCGGACCCGCGAGGAGCAGAGTTAA